Genomic window (Helianthus annuus cultivar XRQ/B chromosome 3, HanXRQr2.0-SUNRISE, whole genome shotgun sequence):
TTCATTATATGCCACATGCATAGACGGTGGCGTGATTCGGTAAAGACCATAGGAACAGCTTGAAGCATGGATGGGTCTTGATCACTCAGCACGAGAGTTGGTTGAGTACCGTGTGTCTTCAAGAAAGCCTTAAGCAACCACACATAAGATTCAATAGACTCGGTTGATATCAAACCCGCACCAAATGTAATACATTGGAAATGATGACCCACGCCCGTGAATGGCACAAAAACCATCTTGTACCTATTAATAAAAATGGATTTGAGGTTAACAAAATGTAACACTTTTTTGGTTAGGCTTGTATACTTGGATATCAGGCCTAACACATGTTAAGGGGGAACTAACCTGTTAGTGTTGTAAGTCGCGTCAAAGGCGAGGACATCGCCAAAAGCTTTGTAGTTTAGCTTTGAAATCTCATCAGCCCAGAATACAGAAGACAACTTCCCATTTGATACAGTGTAATCAAAATAGAAGTTGGGTAGGTTGTCAAAGCGCTCACGCAAGCGTTCGAGGAAAACTTGTGCGTCGCGTTCACCAATAAAAATTCGCAACTGGTggctaaaatttttaaaatccaTCGGAGTCCCATTGACATTGTGATGCCCCCCTTTTAAAGCTACAAGACATCTATAAGCTCTTATGGGTCTGATACGGTTTAAACTCATATTGTAAATGAATTGTTTGGTGGAGAATGACACCTTTCGTAATATATTGCTAAGATCACGGTTGTAATTCTCAACAAGTTCATGATTATGAATATTATTGAAACTCAGAACTGTGTATGTATCATTAGAGATTGAGAATGCTTGCCTTACAGTCACACCATGTGAAGTTGGTTCTCCTAGGCTTTACAGAAGATTCATCTAGTGTGTCAAAAGTCCTCTTGGGTTGTGGTTTCCCGTATTTTGAGCAGCGAAGATACTTGTGTGTGGGAATTCCATTCCAGACTTTAGTTTGGCCTTTTTTAACAGAAAAACCAGCTTCAAACGCATAAAGTTCATACATGGAAAGAACAGCCTCAAATGTTGGATAAGATTTCCCACACACTGGTATGAACTTATCAGCGATGGTAGGAATCTAGTAACGGGTTCCCTAAGGGGTATCAAAAATGAAGTATGGATGCGCTGGCCCTGCATCAGAAAACGAAAAGGTTAGGAATCTGGTATATGGCATGTCAAAAAGTTAGAACTCTGGTATATGAGTATAAAGTGTGCTCCCATGGAAAATAAACAACCGTCTAAAGGGCCGCGAGATGATTCAGCAAACACAGAAGGGCCCTGAGATGATCCAGAACCAGCACCCGGCATGTTAGCGTAGCAAGAATCTTGGGATGCTACATGTGAACATTATGCAATATGTTTGAACTATGCCATATCTGGGGAAGAAAAATCAAAACGAGTGTATAGAAAAATAAACCTTGATCATTATCCATAACCTCATCAGAATGGAAAGCGCTGTTCATGAACTTGTTGGAGATCAGAACATCCGATGATCTAACAGGGACTTCAGATGATCGAGAACCATCAACAGGCATGTAAGTATATACAGAAGCTTCGAATGGAACA
Coding sequences:
- the LOC110932034 gene encoding protein FAR1-RELATED SEQUENCE 5-like is translated as MPVDGSRSSEVPVRSSDVLISNKFMNSAFHSDEVMDNDQASQDSCYANMPGAGSGSSQGPSVFAESSRGPLDVLSFNNIHNHELVENYNRDLSNILRKVSFSTKQFIYNMSLNRIRPIRAYRCLVALKGGHHNVNGTPMDFKNFSHQLRIFIGERDAQVFLERLRERFDNLPNFYFDYTVSNGKLSSVFWADEISKLNYKAFGDVLAFDATYNTNRYKMVFVPFTGVGHHFQCITFGAGLISTESIESYVWLLKAFLKTHGTQPTLVLSDQDPSMLQAVPMVFTESRHRLCMWHIMKKLPSKISADLLDNTDVRSCIHRYNIKHLWVPAYFRELPMCCLMKTTSRCESSNAAFRVNSISANTLVQFMRCFENRVDSQRYRQRVSEYKTSSTVFKGTTELAIEQHAFAIYTNAVFAQVQKEIIKGKFLCYITNQTDSSNTTLLLDVTHLDKRNNIINVY